From Pseudomonas hormoni:
AGCAGGGTTGGCGCGGTAAAAAGAATCGCCAACAGGCACAGCAGGCCGCACAGCGGATGGCGCTGGAGGAAGATCTGGCTGAAACCGTTGAGCAGGGCAGTCGCCCAGTCGGGGCAGTGGGTGTTGAAGTGGTTGGCAGGCATGATGAAGTCTAGGGCAGTGGGAAAAACCAAGGTCTTGCATAAACCCTGTGGCGAGGGAGCTTGCTCCCGCTGGGCTGCGAAGCAGCCCCAAAATCGGTGAATGCGGTTTCTCTGTGGAATCCGTCATGCCGAAGACGACTGCTACGCAGCCGAGCGGGAGCAAGCTCCCTCGCCACAGGGGTAGTTCTTTAAATCAACGTCTCGATACGCAACGAGTTAGTCGACCCAGGCTGCCCAAACGGCACACCCGCCGTAATCAATAAAGTGTCCCCGCGCTGCGCCATGCCCTGCGCCTGCGCAATCTCCAGCGCCGTCGAGCACACTTCATCCACCTGGCGCAGTCGATCATTCACCACCGAGTGCACGCCCCACGCGACCGTCAAGCGGCGAGCCGTCTGCAAGTTCGGCGTCAGGTTCAGAATCGGCACGGTCGGCCGTTCCCGCGCCGCACGCAGGCTCGACGCACCCGATTCGCTGTAATTCACCAGCACGGCCACCGGCAGCACGTTACTGATGCGACGAATCGCACAGCTGATCGCATCGGAAACCGTCGCCTCAGCTTTCGGCCGGCTCACGTCCAGTTGCGTCTGATAGTCCGGACCGTTTTCCACCTGGCGGATGATTTTGCTCATCATCTGCACGGCTTCCATCGGGTACTCACCGGACGCGGTTTCCGCCGACAGCATCACCGCATCCGCACCTTCGGCCACGGCGTTGGCCACATCGGTGACTTCGGCGCGGGTCGGGGCCGGGGAGAAGCGCATCGACTCGAGCATCTGCGTCGCCACCACCACCGGTTTACCCAGCTCGCGGCAAATGCTGATGATGTTTTTCTGAATCTGCGGCACGCTTTCGGCCGGCACTTCGACGCCGAGGTCGCCACGGGCAACCATGATCGCGTCGCTCAATTCAGCGATTTCCCGCAGTTGAGTGACCGCTGACGGCTTCTCGATCTTGGCCATCAAAAATGCTTTGTCGCCGATCAGTTCACGCGCTTCGCGGATATCTTCCGGGCGCTGCACGAACGACAGCGCGACCCAGTCCACACCCAGCTCCAGACCGAAACTCAAGTCACGACGATCCTTGGCGGTCAGCGGGCTCAGTTCCAGCACCGCTTGCGGCACGTTCACCCCTTTGCGGTCCGACAACTCACCGCCATTGAGCACCGTGGTGTCGATGGCGTCGGCGTACTTGGTGACCACGCGCAGACGCAGTTTGCCGTCGTCCAGCAGCAGGTCCATGCCCGGCTCCAGCGCAGCGATGATTTCCGGGTGTGGCAGGTTGACCCGGCGTTGATCGCCCGGTGTCGGGTCGAGGTCCAGGCGCAGGGCCTGGCCACGATGCAGTTGCACCTTGCCTTCGGCGAACTTGCCGACCCGCAGTTTCGGGCCTTGCAGGTCCATCAGAATGCCCAGGGGGTAATTCAGCTGACGCTCGACTTCACGAATCCACTGATAGCGCTGGGCGTGGTCGGCGTGATCGCCATGGCTGAAGTTCAGCCGGAAGATGTTGACCCCGGCCTGTACCAGCTCGCGGATGTCTTCGAGGCCATCGGTGGCCGGGCCGAGGGTGGCGAGGATTTTGACCTTTTTATCAGGCGTCATGTTTAGGGCTCTCGAGAATCAGAATGGCGCGGAAGTCGTTGACGTTGGTGCGCGTCGGCTCGGTGACGATCAGTGCGTCCAGCGCCGCGAAATAGCCGTAGCCATTGTTGTTGTCGAGTTCGTCGCTGGCGCTCAGACCGAGTGCGGCGGCGCGGGCGTAGCTGTCCGGGTTCATGATCGCGCCGGCGTTGTCTTCGGAGCCGTCGATGCCATCGGTGTCACCGGCCAGCGCGTAGACGCCGGGCAGGCCCTTGAGGCTGTCGGTCAGGCTGAGGAGGAATTCGGCGTTACGTCCGCCCCGGCCATTGCCGCGTACGGTGACCGTGGTTTCGCCACCCGACAGAATCACGCACGGCGCCGACAATGGCTGGCCATGCAAGACCACTTGCCGCGCGATGCCGGCGTGCACCTTGGCCACTTCGCGGGACTCGCCTTCGAGATCGCCGAGGATCAATGGGCTGAAGCCGGCCTGACGTGCTTTCACCGCTGCGGCTTCAAGCGACTGTTGTGGACGGGCGATCAATTGGAAGTGACTGCGCGCCAGGCTCGGATCGCCGGGTTTGACCGTCTCCGATTCGGGGCTTTGCAGCCAGTTGCGCACCGAGGCCGGAACCTCGATAGCGTAGCGCTTGAGGATCGCCAGGGCTTCGGCCGAGGTGCTCGGGTCGGCCACGGTAGGGCCGGAGGCAATGACCGTGGCGAGGTCGCCCGGCACATCGGAAATCGCATAGGTGTAAACGGTGGCTGGCCAGCAGGCTTTGCCGAGGCGGCCGCCCTTGATCGCCGAGAGGTGCTTGCGCACGCAGTTCATCTCGCCGATGGTCGCGCCGGATTTGAGCAGGGCTTTGTTGATCGATTGCTTGTCGGCGAGGGTGATGCCGGCAGCGGGCAGGGCCAGCAATGCCGAGCCACCGCCCGAAAGCAGAAAGATTACGCGGTCGTCTTCAGTCAGGTTGCTCACCAGTTCAAAGACGCGCTTGGCGACCGCTTGGCCGGCAGCATCCGGCACCGGGTGCGCAGCTTCGACCACTTCGATTTTTTCGCACGGGGCGCCGTGACCGTAGCGGGTTACCACCAGACCGGACACTTCACCCTGCCAGCAGCGCTCGACCACCTGGGCCATGGCGGCTGCGGCTTTGCCGGCACCGATGACGATCACCCGACCGCTGCGATCGGTGGGTAAATGGGCTTCAAGGACGTGCTGCGGATGGGCCGCGTCGATGGCTGTGGCAAACAGCTCGCGCAGGAATTGTTGCGGATCGACCGACATGGCGGGCTCCCGGAATTCTTGTTATTTGAAGGGCAACTCGGGTTCCTGTGGGAGCTAGCCTGTGTGGCGAGGGAGCTTGCTCCCGCTCGGCTGCGAAGCAGTCGCAAAGCTTTTGGGGCCGCTTCGCGACCCAACGGGAGCAAGCTCCCTCGCCACACAAGTCCGCTCCCACAGGGTTTTGTGCAGGGCGTTATTTATCGCGAATCGAGAAATTCGCCATGTGCTCCAGACCCTTGATCAGCGCCGAGTGATCCCAGTTGCTGCCACCGATGGCCGCGCAGGTGCTGAACACTTGCTGGGCGTTGGCGGTGTTCGGCAGGTTGATGTTCAGCTCCTTGGCGCCTTGCAGGGCCAGGTTCAGGTCCTTCTGGTGCAGGCTGATGCGGAAGCCCGGGTCGAAGGTGCCTTTGATCATGCGCTCGCCGTGCACTTCGAGGATCTTCGATGACGCAAAACCACCCATTAGCGCTTCACGTACCTTGGCTGGATCGGCACCGTTTTTCGAGGCGAACAACAGGGCTTCAGCGACGGCCTGGATGTTCAGCGCAACGATGATCTGGTTCGCCACTTTTGCGGTTTGCCCATCGCCATTGCCACCGACCAGGGTGATGTTTTTGCCCATGGCCTGGAACAGCGGCAGTGCGCGTTCGAAGGCGTCGGCATCGCCACCGACCATGATGCTCAGGGTCGCAGCCTTGGCACCGACTTCGCCGCCGGACACGGGTGCGTCGAGGTACTGCGCACCTTTTTCGTTGATTTTGGACGCGAAGGTTTTGGTGGCGGTGGGCGAGATCGAGCTCATGTCGATCACGATTTTGCCTTTGCCCACACCGGCCGCTACGCCGTCTGCGCGGAACAGTACGTCATCGACCTGCGGGGTATCCGGCACCATGACGATGATGAATTCGGCTTCTTGCGCGACTTCTTTCGGGTTGGCGAGGGCGATGGCGCCTGCGGCGACCAGGTCGGCAGGCGCGGCGTCGTGATGCGCCGACAGGAACAGGCTGTGACCGGCTTTCTGCAGGTTCAACGCCATTGGGTGGCCCATGATGCCGGTGCCGATAAATCCGATTTTAGCCATGAGAAATTCCTCTTGTTTTTGTCTTGCCAATTATTTTTCGCGACACACCTTGTGGCGAGGGAGCTTGCTCCCGCTCGACTGCGAAGCCGTCGCAAAACCTGAGTTCCGGTTCTGCCTGATGCACCACTGTGGATGGCTTTGGGGCCGCTGCGCGACCCAGCGGGAGCAAGCTCCCTCGCCACAGTGGTCCTGCGTCAGCGTCAGATTGCGTTGTGGGTTTTCAGCCAGCCCAGACCCGCTTCCGTGGTGGTCAGCGGCTTGTATTCACAGCCAACCCAACCCTGATAACCGATGCGGTCCAGGTGTTCGAACAGGAAGCGGTAGTTGATTTCACCGGTGCCCGGTTCGTTGCGCCCAGGGTTGTCGGCCAACTGGATGTGGTTGATCTCGCCCAGGTGCGCGGCCATGGTGCGGGCCAGGTCACCCTCCATGATTTGCATGTGGTAGATGTCGTATTGCAGGAACAGGTTGGCGCTGCCGACCTGCTCGCGAATCGACAGGGCTTGCGCCGTGTTGTTCAGATAGAAACCCGGGATGTCGCGGGTATTGATCGCTTCCATCACCAATTTGATGCCCGCCGCGTGCAGCTTGTCGGCCGCGTACTTGAGGTTGGCGACAAAGGTTTTTTCCACGGTGGCATCGTCGACGCCTTGTGGACGAATACCGGCCAGGCAGTTGACCTGGGTGTTGCCCAGTACTTTTGCGTAAGCGATGGCCAGATCGACACCGGCGCGGAACTCTTCGACCCGGTCCGGCAGGCAGGCGATACCGCGCTCGCCCTTGGCCCAGTCACCGGCCGGCAGGTTGAACAGCACTTGGGTCAGGCCGTTGGCGTCGAGCTTCGCTTTGATCTCGGCGGAGCTGAAGTCGTAAGGGAACAGGTATTCCACGCCAGTGAAGCCGGCCTTGGCGGCCGCTTCGAAACGGGCGAGAAAATCCTGTTCGGTGAACAGCATGGACAGGTTGGCTGCGAAACGCGGCATGGTGGTCTCCCGTATATGTGTGTGGCCCCTCTGTAGGAGCGTTCAGCTGTTAGTCCAGCAACGAAATCGCCGTCGGCGCATCGTTGCCAACCAGCGCCAGGTCTTCGAATTCGTTGACGGCGTTGATCTCGGTGCCCATGGAAATGTTGGTCACGCGCTCCAGAATAATCTCGACGATCACCGGCACCTTGAACTCTTCGATCAGTTCCTGAGCCTTGCGCAGGGCAGGCTGGATCTGACCCGGTTCGAACACACGCAGCGCCTTGCAACCGAGGCCTTCGGCGACCGCGACGTGATCGACACCGTAACCATTGAGTTCCGGAGCGTTCAGGTTATCGAAGGACAGCTGCACGCAGTAGTCCATGTCGAAACCGCGCTGAGCCTGACGAATCAGCCCCAGGTACGAATTGTTTACCACAACATGGATGTACGGCAGCTTGAACTGCGCGCCCACGGCCAGCTCTTCGATCATGAACTGGAAATCATAGTCGCCCGACAGTGCCACGACCTTGCGGGTCGGATCGGCCTTGACCACGCCCAGCGCTGCCGGAATGGTCCAGCCCAACGGGCCTGCCTGACCGCAGTTGATCCAGTGACGCGGCTTGTAGACGTGCAGGAACTGCGCGCCGGCAATCTGCGACAGACCGATGGTGCTGACGTAGCAGGTGTCTTTGCCGAACACCTGGTTCATCTCTTCGTACACGCGCTGCGGCTTGACCGGCACGTTGTCGAAATGCGTCTTGCGCTGCAGGCTGGCTTTACGCTGCTGGCAATCTTGCAGCCAGGCGCTGCGGTTTTTCAGTTTGCCGGCGGCCTGCCATTCGCGAGCGACTTCGATGAACACGGTCAGCGCGGCAGCGGCGTCGGACACAATGCCCAGGTCCGGGGTGAACACGCGGCCGATCTGAGTGCCTTCGATGTCGACGTGAATGAACTTGCGGCCTTCGGTGTACACGTCGACCGAGCCGGTGTGACGGTTCGCCCAACGGTTACCGATGCCGAGTACGACGTCGGATTTCAGCATCGTGGCGTTGCCGTAGCGGTGCGAGGTCTGCAAGCCGACCATGCCGACCATCAGCGGGTGATCATCCGGAATGGTGCCCCAGCCCATCAGGGTTGGAATCACCGGGATACCGGTCAGCTCAGCGAACTCCACCAGCAAGTCGCTGGCGTCGGCATTGATAATGCCGCCCCCGGCTACCAGCAGTGGGCGTTCGGCCTGATCGAGCAGCGCCAGGGCTTTTTCCACCTGAACGCGGGTCGCGCTCGGCTTGGCCAATGGCAGCGGCTGGTAGGCATCGATGTCGAATTCGATTTCGGCCATCTGCACGTCGAACGGCAG
This genomic window contains:
- the pyk gene encoding pyruvate kinase, translated to MTPDKKVKILATLGPATDGLEDIRELVQAGVNIFRLNFSHGDHADHAQRYQWIREVERQLNYPLGILMDLQGPKLRVGKFAEGKVQLHRGQALRLDLDPTPGDQRRVNLPHPEIIAALEPGMDLLLDDGKLRLRVVTKYADAIDTTVLNGGELSDRKGVNVPQAVLELSPLTAKDRRDLSFGLELGVDWVALSFVQRPEDIREARELIGDKAFLMAKIEKPSAVTQLREIAELSDAIMVARGDLGVEVPAESVPQIQKNIISICRELGKPVVVATQMLESMRFSPAPTRAEVTDVANAVAEGADAVMLSAETASGEYPMEAVQMMSKIIRQVENGPDYQTQLDVSRPKAEATVSDAISCAIRRISNVLPVAVLVNYSESGASSLRAARERPTVPILNLTPNLQTARRLTVAWGVHSVVNDRLRQVDEVCSTALEIAQAQGMAQRGDTLLITAGVPFGQPGSTNSLRIETLI
- the hyi gene encoding hydroxypyruvate isomerase; the protein is MPRFAANLSMLFTEQDFLARFEAAAKAGFTGVEYLFPYDFSSAEIKAKLDANGLTQVLFNLPAGDWAKGERGIACLPDRVEEFRAGVDLAIAYAKVLGNTQVNCLAGIRPQGVDDATVEKTFVANLKYAADKLHAAGIKLVMEAINTRDIPGFYLNNTAQALSIREQVGSANLFLQYDIYHMQIMEGDLARTMAAHLGEINHIQLADNPGRNEPGTGEINYRFLFEHLDRIGYQGWVGCEYKPLTTTEAGLGWLKTHNAI
- a CDS encoding 2-hydroxy-3-oxopropionate reductase; translated protein: MAKIGFIGTGIMGHPMALNLQKAGHSLFLSAHHDAAPADLVAAGAIALANPKEVAQEAEFIIVMVPDTPQVDDVLFRADGVAAGVGKGKIVIDMSSISPTATKTFASKINEKGAQYLDAPVSGGEVGAKAATLSIMVGGDADAFERALPLFQAMGKNITLVGGNGDGQTAKVANQIIVALNIQAVAEALLFASKNGADPAKVREALMGGFASSKILEVHGERMIKGTFDPGFRISLHQKDLNLALQGAKELNINLPNTANAQQVFSTCAAIGGSNWDHSALIKGLEHMANFSIRDK
- the gcl gene encoding glyoxylate carboligase translates to MSKMRAIEAAVLVMRREGVDTAFGIPGAAINPLYNALQKVGGIDHVLARHVEGASHMAEGYTRTKAGNIGVCIGTSGPAGTDMVTGLYSASADSIPILCITGQAPRARMHKEDFQAVDITSIVKPVTKWATTVLEPGQVPYAFQKAFFEMRSGRPGPVLIDLPFDVQMAEIEFDIDAYQPLPLAKPSATRVQVEKALALLDQAERPLLVAGGGIINADASDLLVEFAELTGIPVIPTLMGWGTIPDDHPLMVGMVGLQTSHRYGNATMLKSDVVLGIGNRWANRHTGSVDVYTEGRKFIHVDIEGTQIGRVFTPDLGIVSDAAAALTVFIEVAREWQAAGKLKNRSAWLQDCQQRKASLQRKTHFDNVPVKPQRVYEEMNQVFGKDTCYVSTIGLSQIAGAQFLHVYKPRHWINCGQAGPLGWTIPAALGVVKADPTRKVVALSGDYDFQFMIEELAVGAQFKLPYIHVVVNNSYLGLIRQAQRGFDMDYCVQLSFDNLNAPELNGYGVDHVAVAEGLGCKALRVFEPGQIQPALRKAQELIEEFKVPVIVEIILERVTNISMGTEINAVNEFEDLALVGNDAPTAISLLD
- a CDS encoding glycerate kinase type-2 family protein, with the protein product MSVDPQQFLRELFATAIDAAHPQHVLEAHLPTDRSGRVIVIGAGKAAAAMAQVVERCWQGEVSGLVVTRYGHGAPCEKIEVVEAAHPVPDAAGQAVAKRVFELVSNLTEDDRVIFLLSGGGSALLALPAAGITLADKQSINKALLKSGATIGEMNCVRKHLSAIKGGRLGKACWPATVYTYAISDVPGDLATVIASGPTVADPSTSAEALAILKRYAIEVPASVRNWLQSPESETVKPGDPSLARSHFQLIARPQQSLEAAAVKARQAGFSPLILGDLEGESREVAKVHAGIARQVVLHGQPLSAPCVILSGGETTVTVRGNGRGGRNAEFLLSLTDSLKGLPGVYALAGDTDGIDGSEDNAGAIMNPDSYARAAALGLSASDELDNNNGYGYFAALDALIVTEPTRTNVNDFRAILILESPKHDA